The following coding sequences lie in one Vibrio algicola genomic window:
- a CDS encoding DEAD/DEAH box helicase produces MTFSELQLNSDIINALPSTIANPTPVQQQAIPAILHDADVLALAHTGSGKTLAFGLPVLQMIDNKNAHLQAVIIAPTRELARQTAQTLKPIAKALSIQTATLFGGVDLVTQAQQLAKLPHVIIVTPGRLLALAKEGKIDLSNVKHLVLDEADRLLDMGFWSDIQALLTFIPIQRQTLCFSATLTETLAIEVQKVLTSPVEIKTNDNNSVVDGINEQLFLVNKGSKTKVLISLLKQQPTKQVLIFINAKDNADTLVKKLIKADINVKALHGNKEQIEREATLHQFKQHTIQVLVATDLLARGIDIDALPVVINFDLPDNAPVYVHRIGRTARAGKLGSAISLVCHAETEALDAIRALTKNRMPLQTLSDFPVTDKPSTGVAKRPAKDKQANRRSAKKRSIKDFQPKADRSPEKRVPEKNAARKPRSK; encoded by the coding sequence ATGACTTTTTCTGAACTTCAGCTAAATAGCGATATTATTAACGCACTACCTTCAACCATTGCCAATCCAACCCCCGTTCAACAACAAGCGATCCCTGCTATTTTACACGATGCCGATGTACTGGCTTTAGCCCACACTGGCAGTGGCAAAACCCTTGCATTTGGTTTGCCTGTTTTACAAATGATCGACAATAAAAACGCGCATCTTCAAGCCGTTATTATTGCCCCAACTCGCGAACTGGCACGACAAACTGCGCAAACATTAAAACCCATTGCTAAAGCGTTAAGCATTCAAACTGCCACACTATTTGGTGGCGTTGACCTCGTCACTCAAGCGCAGCAATTAGCCAAACTGCCACATGTTATTATTGTTACGCCTGGTCGCCTGCTTGCGCTTGCAAAAGAAGGCAAGATTGATTTATCTAACGTCAAACACTTGGTATTAGATGAAGCCGACCGTTTATTGGATATGGGGTTTTGGAGTGATATTCAAGCGCTATTAACCTTTATTCCTATCCAGCGCCAAACCTTATGTTTTTCAGCCACATTGACCGAGACCTTGGCGATTGAAGTACAGAAGGTTCTCACCTCACCAGTTGAAATTAAAACCAATGACAATAACAGTGTGGTCGATGGGATTAATGAGCAGTTATTCTTAGTCAATAAAGGCAGCAAAACCAAAGTGTTAATTTCATTGTTAAAACAGCAACCGACAAAACAAGTATTGATTTTTATTAATGCCAAAGACAATGCGGATACCCTAGTCAAAAAATTAATCAAAGCCGACATTAACGTAAAAGCCCTGCATGGTAATAAAGAACAAATAGAGCGAGAAGCCACTCTGCATCAATTTAAACAACACACCATCCAAGTATTAGTGGCGACCGATCTCCTAGCGCGTGGCATTGATATTGATGCGCTACCGGTTGTGATCAATTTCGACCTACCAGATAATGCCCCTGTTTATGTGCACCGAATTGGACGTACTGCGCGCGCAGGCAAACTAGGCTCGGCGATATCCTTGGTCTGCCACGCCGAAACTGAAGCATTAGACGCTATTCGGGCGCTAACCAAAAACCGCATGCCTCTACAAACCCTCAGCGACTTTCCGGTGACGGATAAACCAAGCACGGGCGTAGCCAAACGCCCAGCCAAAGATAAACAGGCCAATCGCCGTAGCGCCAAAAAACGCAGCATTAAAGATTTTCAGCCCAAAGCCGATCGCTCACCTGAAAAGCGCGTACCTGAAAAGAATGCAGCACGCAAACCAAGATCTAAATAA
- a CDS encoding PTS fructose transporter subunit IIABC, protein MITQLINENLIRLNLTATSKDEVFNEMVDVLESQGKLNNREQFLKDVYAREEIGNTGFEDGIAIPHAKSAAVCEPAVAIGISRGGIEYGAEDGEASKLFFMIASPDGGADHHIEVLAELSSKLIEDGFIEAFMQAKTPAEALALLLEKKEVTNSVAADKGFLIGVTGCPAGIAHTYLAAEGLEKAAAEMGYEIKVETNGSIGVKNAPTAEEIERAVAIVVSCDKQVDMARFNGKKLIQTSVKAPISNGKGVIQQALDAAPYHADADSSKQEKSAATSGRSNLYRYLMNGVSHMIPFVVTGGLMIALSLAIGGEPTPSGMQIPAGSLWQHVLDVGVVAFQLMIPILAGYIAFAIGDRAALAPGFIGGWIANTGSFYGADAGTGFIGAIIAGLLVGYFVRFIATRNYHKMIAPLVPIMIAPILGTVFVASLFIFVIGAPIADLMQWLSAVLTEMSTGNVVLLGIVLGGMAGFDMGGPFNKVAFLFSVGMIASGQTQFMGAMAVAIPIAPLGMALATVIGRKLDIFEASEIEAGKAAGAMGLVGISEGAIPFAAQDPLSVIPANVIGSMVGAVMAFSFGITNSVAHGGPVVALLGAMNKPVMALICMATGAIVTAVVCVTLKKMRKARAANAVAA, encoded by the coding sequence ATGATTACTCAGCTGATTAATGAAAATCTGATCCGCTTGAATCTAACCGCCACCAGCAAAGATGAAGTCTTTAATGAAATGGTGGATGTATTAGAATCTCAAGGCAAACTCAATAACCGTGAGCAATTTTTAAAAGATGTGTATGCCCGTGAAGAAATCGGCAATACCGGTTTTGAAGACGGCATCGCGATTCCCCATGCCAAAAGTGCGGCAGTTTGCGAGCCCGCGGTTGCGATTGGTATTAGTCGCGGCGGGATTGAATATGGCGCAGAAGATGGCGAAGCCTCTAAACTGTTCTTTATGATCGCATCTCCCGATGGCGGCGCTGATCACCATATTGAGGTACTCGCTGAATTATCATCAAAGCTGATTGAAGACGGCTTTATTGAAGCCTTTATGCAGGCCAAAACACCGGCCGAGGCATTGGCATTATTGCTTGAGAAAAAAGAAGTGACCAATAGCGTTGCTGCTGATAAAGGTTTCCTTATTGGTGTCACTGGTTGCCCTGCTGGTATCGCGCATACTTATCTTGCAGCCGAAGGTTTAGAGAAAGCCGCGGCTGAAATGGGTTACGAAATTAAAGTTGAGACCAACGGTTCAATTGGCGTTAAAAACGCGCCAACCGCCGAAGAAATTGAGCGTGCGGTAGCCATCGTCGTCAGCTGTGATAAACAAGTCGATATGGCGCGTTTCAATGGTAAAAAACTGATCCAAACCAGTGTGAAAGCCCCTATCAGTAATGGTAAAGGCGTTATTCAGCAAGCGCTCGATGCAGCCCCTTATCATGCTGATGCAGACAGTTCTAAACAAGAAAAATCAGCCGCAACCTCTGGCCGCTCTAACCTTTATCGTTATTTGATGAATGGCGTATCACACATGATCCCATTTGTGGTCACTGGTGGTTTGATGATCGCGCTTTCTCTGGCGATTGGGGGTGAACCGACCCCAAGTGGGATGCAAATTCCAGCAGGCAGTTTATGGCAACATGTGTTAGATGTGGGTGTGGTTGCCTTCCAACTGATGATCCCAATTCTTGCCGGTTATATTGCTTTTGCCATTGGTGATCGCGCCGCACTTGCCCCTGGCTTTATTGGTGGTTGGATCGCCAATACCGGTTCTTTTTATGGCGCTGACGCTGGTACTGGTTTCATTGGTGCTATTATTGCCGGTCTATTAGTTGGTTATTTCGTGCGCTTTATTGCGACTCGTAATTACCACAAAATGATTGCCCCACTCGTGCCTATCATGATCGCTCCGATCTTAGGTACGGTATTTGTTGCTTCATTATTTATCTTTGTTATCGGCGCGCCAATTGCTGATTTAATGCAGTGGTTGAGTGCCGTTCTAACTGAGATGAGTACTGGTAACGTGGTGTTATTAGGTATTGTCCTTGGTGGCATGGCAGGCTTTGATATGGGTGGTCCATTTAACAAAGTGGCATTCCTATTCTCGGTCGGCATGATCGCCAGTGGCCAAACTCAATTTATGGGCGCAATGGCAGTCGCGATCCCAATTGCACCACTCGGTATGGCACTTGCCACTGTTATTGGTCGCAAACTTGATATCTTTGAAGCTAGCGAAATCGAAGCAGGTAAAGCCGCCGGCGCAATGGGCTTGGTGGGTATCTCTGAAGGTGCAATTCCATTTGCCGCGCAAGATCCGCTATCGGTTATTCCGGCTAACGTGATTGGCTCAATGGTTGGCGCAGTGATGGCATTCTCATTTGGCATTACTAACAGCGTAGCTCACGGTGGTCCTGTGGTAGCGCTACTGGGCGCGATGAACAAACCCGTCATGGCATTGATTTGTATGGCGACTGGCGCAATTGTTACCGCTGTCGTTTGTGTTACATTGAAAAAAATGCGTAAAGCGAGAGCCGCTAACGCCGTGGCAGCCTAA
- the manA gene encoding mannose-6-phosphate isomerase, class I, with protein sequence MKQLPPFTLMKNVIQDYAWGSTTSIEQLFDMPNPSQGPQAEIWMGAHPNGCSQIEIDGALLNLDEVIKQDKVAILGQATTDTFNELPYLFKVLAAEKALSIQVHPSKQAAEIGFEKENQAGIDIKAANRNYKDPNHKPELVYALTPYQAMNGFKAYPAIIKPFENIGIAALEAEVATFKANQTQQGLTTFFEAILSLKGERKASALNALMVHVEKNASCKIAGLILELSKQYPGDVGLFAPLMLHVVTLQPGEAMFLDACTPHAYIKGTGLEIMANSDNVLRAGLTPKYMDVPELIANTICVPKPNDEILMTPRVEGNAKHYPIPVADFNFSVYQGNSEIECQSAEIIFAIDQDVILRHQSGVELCISKGQSAFIPLSAAQYQVDTNGTFARAYN encoded by the coding sequence ATGAAACAGTTACCTCCATTTACCCTGATGAAAAACGTGATCCAAGATTACGCTTGGGGCAGCACAACTTCGATTGAACAATTGTTTGATATGCCGAACCCAAGTCAAGGCCCACAAGCTGAGATCTGGATGGGCGCTCACCCTAATGGTTGTTCTCAAATCGAAATTGATGGTGCACTGCTTAATCTAGATGAGGTTATCAAACAAGATAAAGTGGCTATTTTAGGTCAAGCCACCACCGACACCTTTAACGAACTGCCTTACTTATTTAAAGTATTAGCAGCAGAAAAAGCACTATCAATTCAAGTTCATCCAAGTAAGCAAGCGGCTGAAATTGGCTTTGAAAAAGAAAACCAAGCTGGCATAGATATTAAAGCCGCCAACCGTAACTACAAAGATCCAAACCATAAACCAGAATTGGTGTATGCTTTAACTCCATATCAAGCCATGAATGGCTTTAAAGCTTACCCTGCAATCATTAAACCGTTCGAAAACATTGGCATTGCAGCATTAGAAGCGGAAGTTGCTACATTTAAAGCCAATCAAACGCAACAAGGTTTAACCACCTTTTTTGAAGCCATTTTATCACTTAAAGGCGAGCGTAAAGCCTCTGCTCTCAATGCCTTAATGGTTCACGTTGAAAAGAATGCAAGCTGTAAAATCGCTGGATTGATCCTTGAATTATCTAAGCAATATCCAGGCGATGTCGGTTTATTCGCACCACTAATGCTGCATGTGGTGACGCTGCAACCAGGCGAAGCTATGTTCCTTGATGCTTGTACCCCACACGCTTATATCAAAGGGACAGGTTTAGAAATCATGGCCAATTCCGATAACGTTTTACGCGCCGGTTTAACCCCTAAATATATGGATGTGCCAGAGCTTATCGCCAACACTATTTGCGTGCCAAAACCCAATGATGAAATTTTAATGACGCCACGCGTTGAGGGCAATGCCAAGCATTATCCGATTCCAGTTGCCGATTTTAATTTCAGTGTTTACCAGGGAAATAGTGAGATTGAATGTCAAAGCGCTGAAATTATTTTTGCCATTGATCAAGATGTTATATTGCGTCATCAATCAGGCGTTGAGCTTTGTATCAGCAAAGGACAGTCGGCCTTTATTCCATTAAGCGCCGCGCAATATCAAGTTGACACTAACGGCACTTTTGCTCGCGCTTATAATTAA
- a CDS encoding ABC-F family ATPase, with product MISSANITMQFGAKPLFENISVKFGDGNRYGLIGANGCGKSTFMKILSGELEPSGGNVSVDPNERVAKLNQNQFAYEEFSVLDTVIMGHKELWEVKQERDRIYSLAEMSEEDGMKVADLEVEFAEMDGYTAESRAGDLLLSVGIETEQHWGPMSEIAPGWKLRVLLAQVLFADPHIMLLDEPTNNLDMDTIRWLEDTLNQRNCTMIIISHDRHFLNSVCTHMADIDYGELRVYPGNYDDYMFASTQARERLLNDNAKKKAQIAELQTFVSRFSANASKAKQATSRAKQIDKIQLDEVKASSRQNPFIRFEQSKELFRNALIVEELTQGFEEDLYSNFNAIFEVGERVAIIGENGVGKTTLLNTLAGKLAPRSGEFKWSENANIGYYAQDHEHDFSENIKVFDWMAQWRQEGDDEQVIRSFLGRMLFGQDDIKKDVKVLSGGEQGRMLLGKLMMHKPNMLLMDEPTNHMDMESIESLNLALENYKGTLFFVSHDRQFVSSLATRVLEIRDGAIHDFRGTYEEYLKVREVNKA from the coding sequence ATCATAAGTTCAGCTAATATCACAATGCAATTTGGTGCCAAGCCATTATTTGAAAACATTTCAGTAAAATTTGGTGACGGTAACCGTTACGGTTTAATTGGTGCCAATGGTTGTGGTAAGTCAACCTTTATGAAAATCCTTAGCGGCGAGCTTGAGCCAAGCGGTGGTAATGTGAGCGTTGATCCTAACGAACGCGTAGCAAAACTAAACCAGAACCAATTCGCTTACGAAGAATTTTCTGTGCTTGATACCGTGATTATGGGTCATAAAGAACTTTGGGAAGTAAAACAAGAGCGTGACCGTATTTATTCTTTAGCTGAGATGAGCGAAGAAGACGGGATGAAAGTCGCCGACCTTGAAGTTGAATTTGCAGAAATGGACGGTTACACCGCAGAATCTCGCGCCGGTGATTTACTGCTTTCTGTGGGTATTGAAACTGAGCAACATTGGGGTCCAATGAGCGAAATCGCTCCAGGTTGGAAACTACGTGTACTACTTGCACAGGTGCTTTTTGCTGACCCACACATCATGCTACTTGATGAACCAACCAACAACTTGGATATGGATACTATTCGCTGGTTGGAAGACACGCTAAACCAACGTAACTGCACCATGATCATCATCTCGCATGACCGTCACTTCTTGAACTCAGTATGTACCCACATGGCTGATATCGACTACGGCGAGTTACGTGTCTACCCTGGTAACTACGATGATTACATGTTTGCTTCGACTCAAGCGCGTGAACGTCTACTCAATGATAATGCTAAGAAGAAGGCGCAGATTGCTGAACTGCAAACTTTCGTGTCTCGTTTCTCTGCTAACGCCTCTAAAGCAAAGCAAGCGACTTCTCGTGCTAAGCAAATTGATAAAATTCAATTAGACGAAGTTAAAGCATCAAGCCGTCAAAACCCATTCATCCGTTTTGAGCAATCAAAAGAGCTATTCCGTAACGCGTTAATCGTTGAAGAATTGACTCAAGGTTTTGAAGAAGATCTATACAGCAACTTTAATGCTATATTTGAAGTAGGTGAGCGTGTTGCGATCATCGGTGAAAATGGCGTGGGTAAAACTACCCTGCTTAACACTCTTGCCGGTAAATTAGCCCCGAGATCGGGTGAGTTTAAGTGGTCTGAAAACGCCAACATTGGGTATTACGCTCAAGATCACGAACATGATTTTTCCGAAAACATCAAAGTATTTGATTGGATGGCCCAGTGGCGTCAAGAAGGTGATGACGAGCAAGTTATCCGCAGCTTCTTAGGTCGTATGCTATTTGGTCAGGACGATATCAAAAAAGACGTAAAAGTCCTTTCAGGTGGTGAGCAAGGCCGTATGTTGCTTGGTAAGTTGATGATGCATAAACCAAACATGCTGTTGATGGATGAACCAACCAACCACATGGATATGGAATCGATCGAATCATTAAACTTGGCGCTTGAAAACTACAAAGGCACCTTGTTCTTTGTTTCACACGATCGTCAGTTTGTATCCTCTTTGGCTACTCGCGTGCTTGAAATTCGTGATGGTGCAATCCACGACTTCCGTGGTACTTATGAAGAATACCTAAAAGTTCGTGAAGTAAACAAAGCTTAG